A single window of Colletes latitarsis isolate SP2378_abdomen chromosome 4, iyColLati1, whole genome shotgun sequence DNA harbors:
- the LOC143341135 gene encoding uncharacterized protein LOC143341135 codes for MAVAKETMWTEADEHIETMCEITYRLSKLGTNLRKTGRANYSVRLLEEKLDFAKTQWKELNDRYTAVQYYVAAENDFHEYMDLVSTEIDRLTTDKRTAVSVEPCNVPIELPKQRIPKFGGDPREWEHFEDLFTAGVINNAALGDIQRLYFLNACLEGPAAAIVASLPVVGRNLTEAWTRLKTEFGLPRIVTGKLLDKLLYLKPIDMNDLSSMQQVTVGCTQAIAVLDTKGTPEQQRDWLLAHWVKQHFTPEMELEWQKTLDLSPDYPTFEDVRKFVDKRSRALLSMNEERRKAALGLPTKSTRNRSAAWKVSAASKNVRSHNVVMENVQAEQPRRTGSDNVRQVGTTPTQLCGFCNGPHSLPNCRNFAILTAKMRSQYVKGRRWCIQCLGTTHTVTKCKNSTACTTCGGMHHSLLHFEVKREAQPTKPLPKSEVGNREEQRLNDQSRRPTKSRPKPNTSASVKTTPASTSHCTALGTGAPRPVLLATARVKVFGKNGTTRIARALLDQGSETSFISASLVNDLKLARRKTPATVTGLGGDRTRSIKYSVGMSLGAKDGEKPMCVADAYVVPQITTYATPSVGTLGYEAFLELPLADPDPASDQTIEILIGADLYAQIMRAGFRRINDAGPIAQETAFGWVISGPTNAASGAQNTVQSLHCTVLESLDQAVRKFWEMEEIPATSTHTKAEEECEAFFQKTVTRDETGRFVVRLPLNCPRPEEALGNSFHIALSALTRLRKKLDTNPTLGKEYAEFLAEYESLGHMSRIEPIDQTRLYIPHRAVIRTDSATTKLRVVFNATSRTVGGRSLNDILHYGMHPKPNSW; via the exons ATGGCCGTGGCTAAAGAAACCATGTGGACGGAAGCTGATGAGCACATAGAGACCATGTGCGAAATCACCTACCGCCTAAGCAAATTGGGTACTAACCTGAGAAAAACTGGCAGAGCGAATTACTCGGTGAGACTTCTCGAGGAAAAGCTCGATTTTGCCAAAACACAATGGAAGGAGTTAAACGATCGGTATACGGCCGTGC AATATTACGTAGCCGCCGAAAACGATTTCCACGAATACATGGATCTCGTAAGCACGGAAATCGACCGACTCACCACTGACAAAAGAACAGCGGTGTCGGTCGAACCATGCAACGTACCGATCGAGCTCCCCAAGCAGCGAATAcccaaattcggaggtgatcctCGAGAGTGGGAACACTTTGAGGATCTGTTTACCGCCGGGGTAATTAACAATGCTGCGTTGGGAGACATCCAACGATTGTATTTTCTAAATGCCTGCCTTGAGGGGCCGGCTGCAGCAATCGTTGCTTCCCTTCCAGTCGTGGGTCGCAACTTGACGGAAGCGTGGACGAGGCTGAAGACCGAATTCGGCCTCCCACGCATAGTCACTGGGAAACTACTGGACAAGCTTCTATATCTGAAGCCCATCGATATGAACGACTTGTCCAGCATGCAACAAGTGACCGTGGGTTGCACCCAAGCAATCGCTGTTCTGGATACAAAGGGCACACCAGAACAGCAACGAGACTGGCTGCTCGCTCATTGGGTGAAGCAACACTTCACCCCCGAAATGGAGCTGGAATGGCAAAAAACGCTAGACCTCTCGCCCGATtatcctacgttcgaggacgtaaggaAATTCGTGGACAAACGGTCACGTGCCTTGCTCTCCATGAACGAGGAGCGCAGAAAAGCTGCCTTGGGGCTTCCAACAAAATCCACGCGTAATCGAAGCGCGGCGTGGAAAGTCAGCGCCGCCTCGAAGAACGTGAGAAGCCATAACGTTGTCATGGAAAACGTCCAGGCTGAACAGCCACGACGAACGGGTTCCGATAACGTCAGGCAGGTTGGAACAACGCCCACTCAATTGTGCGGATTCTGTAACGGGCCGCACAGTTTGCCGAACTGCCGAAATTTTGCAATattgactgcaaaaatgcgcagtcaGTATGTGAAAGGTCGCCGGTGGTGCATCCAGTGCCTGGGCACCACTCATACGGTGACCAAATGCAAAAATTCCACGGCATGTACGACGTGCGGCGGGATGCACCATTCCCTGCTGCACTTCGAGGTAAAACGGGAAGCTCAACCGACTAAGCCGTTACCAAAAAGTGAGGTCGGCAACCGGGAAGAGCAGCGTCTTAATGACCAATCCCGTCGGCCTACGAAATCGAGGCCGAAACCCAACACTTCGGCGAGTGTTAAAACAACGCCCGCCTctacgtcgcactgtaccgctCTTGGTACAGGCGCACCGAGGCCAGTGCTATTAGCGACCGCCCGAGTTAAAGTGTTCGGCAAAAATGGCAcgacgcgaatcgcgcgcgccctACTCGATCAAGGATCGGAAACGTCCTTCATAtccgcgagtttggtgaatgacctcaaactcgCGCGGAGGAAAACCCCAGCTACGGTGACGGGCCTAGGGGGTGACCGAACCCGATCGATAAAGTACAGTGTCGGAATGAGTCTCGGCGCAAAAGACGGTGAGAAACCGATGTGTGTGGCTGATGCGTACGTCGTGCCTCAAATCACGACCTACGCGACTCCATCGGTAGGAACGCTCGGATACGAAGCGTTCCTGGAATTACCGCTTGCCGACCCCGACCCCGCATCGGATCAAAccattgaaattttgatcggtGCGGACTTATACGCACAGATTATGCGAGCGGGATTCCGTCGCATAAACGATGCAGGTCCCATtgcacaagaaactgcattcggcTGGGTGATATCCGGGCCGACAAACGCAGCAAGTGGTGCGCAGAACACGGTGCAGTCGCTGCACtgcaccgtactcgaatcgctggatcaagcggTTCGAAAGTTCTGGGAAATGGAAGAAATTCCCGCAACCTCCACGCATACCAAAGCAGAAGAGGAGTGCGAAGCATTCTTTCAAAAAACCGTTACCCGTGACGAAACTGGGCGGTTTGTAGTCCGACTCCCCCTCaattgcccgagaccggaagaagcgttgggaaattcCTTCCATATCGCGCTTTCCGCTCTCACAAGACTGAGGAAGAAACTGGACACGAATCCGACTCTCGGTAAAGAATACGCAGAGTTTCTAGCGGAATACGAGTCTTTAGGTCATATGTCGCGTATCGAACCTATTGACCAAACTAGACTTTACATTCCGCACCGAGCGGTCATTCGCACGGACAGCGCGACCACCAAATTGCGAGTCGTCTTTAATGCGACCAGCAGGACAGTGGGTGGAcgctccctaaacgacatcctacac tATGGAAtgcacccgaaaccgaacagctggtag